In bacterium, the genomic window CGCGTTGCCCCCCTGTGTGTGCCGTTGCGACCACGGCCGTACGCCTGTGAGGAGATTCGCCGCGGGACGGCGAAAACGCTGGCGTCGCTGTGACGCGCGGAGGTGGCAGCATGAGGGGGGATCGTCAGATGTCTGCAAGGCCACGTCGCGGGCTCAGCCGACGCGAGCTGCTGCGGCTGGTCCCGGGCGCGGCGCTGGGGGCGACCGGGGCGCTCAGGCCGGCAACGCCGCCCGCGGCGTCGGCGGCCGCCGCGGCGCCCAGGCGCGGCGGGACGTTCAAGATCCCGATCACAGCCAACGTGACTCCGTGGCCGCCCATCGGCCTGATCCAGAACCTGATGGTCAACAAATCCATGTTCAACGGCCTGGTGCGGTACAGCCCGGTCGACTGGACGCCGCAGCCGGACTTGGCCGAGACGTGGGAGATCTCCAAAGATGGGTTGGCCTGGACTTTTCATCTGCGGAAGGGGGTCGTCTGGCACGACGGGAGGCCGTTTACCGCCGACGACGTGAAGTTTTCCCTCGACCTCTACGCCGATCCGAAGGTGAACAGCATCCTGCAGGGCAACCTCGAACCGGTCGCCGGGATCGAGGCGGTGAACCCGACCACGGTGAAGGTGGTGACCAAGCAGCCCTACTCATCGCTCATCGAGCTCTTGTGCTATCTCACGTTCATGATGCCCAAGCACCTGCTGGCCGGGCAGGAGTTCAGCCGGACGAAGTTCCCGGACGCCTTCATTCGACATCCGGTCGGAACCGGGCCGTTCAAGTTCGGTGAGCACATCGTGGGCGATCACTTCACCGTCGTCGCCAACGACCACTACCACGAGGGGCGCCCGTACCTCGACTCGGTGATTTACAAAGTCGTCCGGGACCTCAACTCCACCGTGGTCCAGGTCAAGACGGGCGAGCTCGACATTGCGTTCCCGACCGTGGCGCAGCTCCCCGCGCTGGAGAGCGCGTCGAACCTCTACATTATCGAGCGGGGGCTGATGGACTATCGATTCTTGGGGCTCAACCACACCGACCCGAAGTTCGGCAAGTGGTTCAGAGACAAGCGCGTCCGCCAGGCGCTGGCCTACGCGATCAACGCCAAGGGGATCATCGGCCAGGTTGCCAAGGGCCGGGCGGACCGAAGCAACGGCCCGCTCCCTCCCGCGCTCAAAGCCTGGTTCGTCAAGGGCGCGCCCGTCTTCGAGTACGATCCCGACAAGGCGAAGCGGATGCTCGGCGAGGTGGGCTTCAAACCCGGCCCGGACGGCGTCCTGGCGAAGGACGGCGAGAAGTTCTCCTTCGCGTTCTTCTCCGACCAGGGGCAGCCCGAGCGCGAGCAGACGTCGCTCATCGTCCAGCAGAACCTCAAAGATATCGGCGTCGACGCGCAGTTCCAGACGTTGGAGTTCAATAACTTCATGCAACGGGAGCGGGTGACGAAGGAGTTCTCGGCGGTGTGCTTCTACTACGTCACGCCGGCCACGCCGGATCTGCACTCCTATTGGCAGACCGGGGGATCGACCAACGAGTGGAGCTATTCGAACCCCGAGGTCGATCGGATGTTTCGGGATGGCTTGAGCATCTTCGATCCCGAGAAGCGCCGCGAGCACTACCGGAAGCTCTACACGTTGCTCGCGGAGGAGCAGCCCGTCGTCTACATCTACCATCCGCACGAGCTGCAGGCGGTGAGCAAGAAGGTGCGCGGCTGGGCTAGGACGGACTACCGCGACGCGTTGCTCTACCTCAACCAAGTGTGGGTCGAGGCGTAGAAGACGGTGCGTCGCGGATAAGCGGGTCGGCCCCGTGCAGCGGTACGTGATCACCCGGATCGGGCATTCGATCGTGCTCCTCGTGTTTGTGAGCATCCTGACCTTTGTCCTGATCCACGCGGCGCCGGGCGGGCCGGCGATCCTGCTGGCCCCGGAGATGTCGGGCGAGCAGATCAAACAGGCGGCGCGGAGCCTGGGTCTCGACCAGCCGCTGCCCATCCAGTACCTGCGCTGGTTGGGCAACGTCGCGCGCGGGCGCCTCGGCCAGTCCTATGGGGCCGGTCTGCCGGTGCTCGGCCTGATCGTCGATCGGTTGCCCGCCACCCTCGAACTTGTGGCGACCGGCCTGCTGTTATCGGTGGCCGTGGGAGTGCTCGTCGGTGTCGTGTCGGCCATTCATCGCTACTCCCTGGTCGACCATCTCACAACCGGTGTGGCGTTCTTCGGGATGTCGGTGCCGGTATTTTGGCTCGGCATCATGCTGATCATCGTGTTCTCTATCAGCTTCCGCCTGTTGCCGTCGGCGGGCGCCTATTCGTTGGGGGCGTCCGCATCGGTGGGGGATCGACTCGCGCATCTGGTGCTGCCCGCGGTCGTCCTCGCTACCGCGAATCTGGCGCAGATCGCCCGGTACGCCCGGTCGAGCATGCTGGAGGTCCTGAACGCCGAATTCTTGAGAACGGCGCGGGCCAAAGGCGTCTCCGCGCGGGGGGTGATCTACCATCACGCGCTGCGGAACGCCCTGATACCGATCGTGACCGTCGTCGCGCTGGCGGTCCCCCGCCTCGTCGGAGGGGTGGCGATCACCGAGAGCGTGTTTGCGTGGCCGGGGATGGGACAGCTGGCGGTCGACTCCGCCCTCCAGCGCGACTACCCGATGATCATGGGGATCACGCTCGTCGTCTCGACGGTGGTGGTCCTCACCAATTTCCTGACCGACCTCAGTTACCTGATCCTCGATCCCCGCGTGGAGCTCGGGTAAGGGCCGGGGT contains:
- a CDS encoding ABC transporter substrate-binding protein; this encodes MSARPRRGLSRRELLRLVPGAALGATGALRPATPPAASAAAAAPRRGGTFKIPITANVTPWPPIGLIQNLMVNKSMFNGLVRYSPVDWTPQPDLAETWEISKDGLAWTFHLRKGVVWHDGRPFTADDVKFSLDLYADPKVNSILQGNLEPVAGIEAVNPTTVKVVTKQPYSSLIELLCYLTFMMPKHLLAGQEFSRTKFPDAFIRHPVGTGPFKFGEHIVGDHFTVVANDHYHEGRPYLDSVIYKVVRDLNSTVVQVKTGELDIAFPTVAQLPALESASNLYIIERGLMDYRFLGLNHTDPKFGKWFRDKRVRQALAYAINAKGIIGQVAKGRADRSNGPLPPALKAWFVKGAPVFEYDPDKAKRMLGEVGFKPGPDGVLAKDGEKFSFAFFSDQGQPEREQTSLIVQQNLKDIGVDAQFQTLEFNNFMQRERVTKEFSAVCFYYVTPATPDLHSYWQTGGSTNEWSYSNPEVDRMFRDGLSIFDPEKRREHYRKLYTLLAEEQPVVYIYHPHELQAVSKKVRGWARTDYRDALLYLNQVWVEA
- a CDS encoding ABC transporter permease, with protein sequence MQRYVITRIGHSIVLLVFVSILTFVLIHAAPGGPAILLAPEMSGEQIKQAARSLGLDQPLPIQYLRWLGNVARGRLGQSYGAGLPVLGLIVDRLPATLELVATGLLLSVAVGVLVGVVSAIHRYSLVDHLTTGVAFFGMSVPVFWLGIMLIIVFSISFRLLPSAGAYSLGASASVGDRLAHLVLPAVVLATANLAQIARYARSSMLEVLNAEFLRTARAKGVSARGVIYHHALRNALIPIVTVVALAVPRLVGGVAITESVFAWPGMGQLAVDSALQRDYPMIMGITLVVSTVVVLTNFLTDLSYLILDPRVELG